In one window of Octopus bimaculoides isolate UCB-OBI-ISO-001 chromosome 20, ASM119413v2, whole genome shotgun sequence DNA:
- the LOC128250265 gene encoding uncharacterized protein LOC128250265 isoform X1: MEAAISKISFYRWRCTTLPTVHYQSTKILVHEQLFRADVYFLCLRYTSLLTSNMLLAIIILTMASYTSAYIGIVHMKPVDGIEPGVTTNISITILYATDNLLYFEFQQNGVTVVHIQYYSNDKRYKRVNTIKGFNCSFPTTAKVDYITCWKYKPTCEDVATYSCKTFKEVSISRIFKANSKLEALEIVKTDKEKVERLTHLTCIASVGIPVKPLSLFVWIVTRHGKTYKTYKEEKVLYTSGCYSKVTSDYTLTSPIDDVFDTNITCKTHFGSLTKRISDWSSVYMIRNYSEPLKQTTP; this comes from the exons cttctatcgctggagatgtactacgctGCCAACTGTTCACTACCAATCAACTAAG atattggtTCACGAGCAG TTGTTTCGAGCCGACGTCTATTTCCTCTGTCTTCGTTATACTTCCCTGTTAACTTCAAACATGTTGTTAGCTATAATTATACTGACGATGGCTTCTTATACTTCTGCCT atATTGGTATTGTACATATGAAACCAGTTGACGGTATTGAACCTGGAGTGACAACtaatatatcaataacaatattgtATGCGACCGATAATTTACTTTACTTCGAATTCCAACAAAATGGAGTTACAGTGGTACATATACAATATTACTCAAATGACAAGAGATACAAGAGAGTAAATACTATCAAAGGTTTCAACTGCTCTTTCCCTACTACTGCTAAAGTAGATTATATTACCTGTTGGAAATATAAACCCACTTGCGAAGATGTAGCAACCTACTCATGTAAAACATTCAAAGAAGTTTCAATATCGAGGATATTTAAAG CAAATTCTAAGTTAGAAGCTCTGGAAATTGTCAAGACAGATAAGGAAAAAGTGGAGCGATTAACACACTTGACATGTATAGCAAGTGTTGGTATACCTGTTAAGCCGCTTTCACTCTTTGTGTGGATTGTAACAAGACATGGTAAAACATATAAAAcctacaaagaagaaaaagttctGTATACTTCCGGCTGTTATTCTAAGGTAACATCAGATTATACTCTTACTTCACCAATCGATGACGTATTTGACACAAATATCACATGCAAAACACATTTTGGTTCGCTTACCAAACGAATCTCCGATTGGTCGTCAGTTTATATGATAAg aAATTATTCTGAACCATTGAAACAAACAACTCCTTAA
- the LOC128250265 gene encoding uncharacterized protein LOC128250265 isoform X2 gives MLLAIIILTMASYTSAYIGIVHMKPVDGIEPGVTTNISITILYATDNLLYFEFQQNGVTVVHIQYYSNDKRYKRVNTIKGFNCSFPTTAKVDYITCWKYKPTCEDVATYSCKTFKEVSISRIFKANSKLEALEIVKTDKEKVERLTHLTCIASVGIPVKPLSLFVWIVTRHGKTYKTYKEEKVLYTSGCYSKVTSDYTLTSPIDDVFDTNITCKTHFGSLTKRISDWSSVYMIRNYSEPLKQTTP, from the exons ATGTTGTTAGCTATAATTATACTGACGATGGCTTCTTATACTTCTGCCT atATTGGTATTGTACATATGAAACCAGTTGACGGTATTGAACCTGGAGTGACAACtaatatatcaataacaatattgtATGCGACCGATAATTTACTTTACTTCGAATTCCAACAAAATGGAGTTACAGTGGTACATATACAATATTACTCAAATGACAAGAGATACAAGAGAGTAAATACTATCAAAGGTTTCAACTGCTCTTTCCCTACTACTGCTAAAGTAGATTATATTACCTGTTGGAAATATAAACCCACTTGCGAAGATGTAGCAACCTACTCATGTAAAACATTCAAAGAAGTTTCAATATCGAGGATATTTAAAG CAAATTCTAAGTTAGAAGCTCTGGAAATTGTCAAGACAGATAAGGAAAAAGTGGAGCGATTAACACACTTGACATGTATAGCAAGTGTTGGTATACCTGTTAAGCCGCTTTCACTCTTTGTGTGGATTGTAACAAGACATGGTAAAACATATAAAAcctacaaagaagaaaaagttctGTATACTTCCGGCTGTTATTCTAAGGTAACATCAGATTATACTCTTACTTCACCAATCGATGACGTATTTGACACAAATATCACATGCAAAACACATTTTGGTTCGCTTACCAAACGAATCTCCGATTGGTCGTCAGTTTATATGATAAg aAATTATTCTGAACCATTGAAACAAACAACTCCTTAA
- the LOC128250272 gene encoding uncharacterized protein LOC128250272: MTPANGIYIGLTSKMTIKCRYNVKNLLNFKLLRNEVTVVYMEYYRSIKRFKTIVNKDDFDCTLAYCSKGEVTCWKRNPTCRDATYYNCGIMKEVSKPRFMKGETFQQVASNSI; this comes from the exons ATGACGCCTGCTAATGGTATTTATATTGGTCTGACATCTAAAATGACTATTAAATGTCGGTATAATGTGAAGAACCTTCTTAATTTCAAGCTATTGAGAAACGAAGTTACAGTTGTATATATGGAATACTACAGGTCcataaaaagatttaaaacaatTGTCAATAAGGATGATTTCGACTGCACTTTAGCTTATTGCAGTAAAGGTGAGGTTACTTGCTGGAAACGAAATCCCACTTGCAGAGATGCAACATACTACAACTGTGGCATTATGAAAGAAGTTTCGAAACCTAGGTTTATGAAAG gtGAAACATTCCAACAAGTAGCTTCCAATTCTATATAA
- the LOC128250270 gene encoding uncharacterized protein LOC128250270 produces MTPADGIDIGKTSKITMTCRYNVTDLLNFKLLRNEVTVAYLECSKSTNRFKTIVNKDGFDCTLAYCNEGEVTCWKRNPTCKDVAHYKCGTSSENSKTKFMKVRSRILSLGMISDKTFTIPWIIRCSAIVGLPSPPSVTFSWNIGTPDISIKVYKVRRVPPSRKCFVVVNADYYYIVRERDLDYTTFTCKIFGTEISRIINLD; encoded by the exons ATGACGCCTGCTGATGGTATTGACATTGGAAAGACATCTAAAATAACTATGACATGTCGGTATAATGTGACGGATCTTCTTAATTTCAAACTATTGAGAAACGAAGTTACAGTTGCATATCTTGAATGCTCCAAGTCCACAAATAGATTTAAAACAATTGTCAATAAGGATGGTTTCGACTGTACTTTAGCTTATTGTAATGAAGGTGAGGTTACCTGCTGGAAACGAAATCCTACTTGCAAAGATGTAGCACACTACAAATGTGGCACTTCCTCAGAAAATTCGAAAACTAAGTTTATGAAAG tgagaTCTCGTATACTGAGTCTGGGAATGATCAGTGATAAAACCTTTACAATTCCATGGATCATCAGATGTTCAGCAATTGTTGGGTTACCTTCTCCACCATCTGTCACTTTTTCATGGAATATAGGGACTCCTGATATATCGATTAAGGTCTATAAAGTACGGAGAGTTCCTCCTAGTCGCAAGTGCTTTGTTGTGGTAAATGCGGATTATTACTatattgtaagagagagagacttagatTACACAACTTTCACATGCAAAATATTTGGAACTGAAATTTCACGAATTATCAATTTGGATTGA